The window GAGTAGTGTCACTCACTGTTGAACAAACTGCTTCAACTGATAAGTTCTTCAACTTACTTGGACATGGGTCTGCACCGAAGTTACTGTTCGATATGGCGACCATACAACTCTCCCTTCCTATGCATTTCTGCAGAGTTCAACGGCACAAGCATTAAGTcagtaaaagatatttttattagtgaCAGGTAGtgaaattatgataaaacaaaaggaaaatgaaataagATATGAAGATGtataaaaagacaaaaggaTTCTACTAAGGAAATCTACCTTCTCTACAACCGAGTGTGAGTTTGGTGCATGGCAAGTTCCCTCCTGAAAACTTCCACAGGTTCCAGTAGGAGTGCCAAAACTCGCAAATTTTATAGCTGATATAGACTGCCCTGGTGCACACCGGAGGTGAACCTTGGCTTGGTGAAGATTTCTTTCTGATTCACCATTGCTCTCAGTATTGTAATTCTCAATTGTTGGGTGGTGCTCAAATGCATCAGCACAAACACTTGTCGTTGATCTCTTAACAAGGGATATCTTTGATGCATCACCTCCAAGTTCTTCAAATATTACCAATAAATTTTGCTTTGGCTTTAACCAGGACCTTGGAACATGATACCTGAGAAGCATACAAGTTCAATTAGCTGTGAGATGCAGTAATTACACTCTACAGCTCAGTTCTGAAGATTAAGctgcaatcataaaaaaataagcattcAAGAAAAGATACCATCGCTGAGTTGGCTGGCCACATCCAAGTTGGCACTTTGGAGGCCTGAACGTTCCAGAGTAACCACAACTACTGCAGTCACCCTTTGCATAAGATAACCAATATCTTCCTATGCTCTGCCCATTTATCCACACCTGACCCTTTCCCATGCTGCGCATGTCCAAAGCCAATGGCTCATTTCCTCCGGGGGCATCAAAATAAGCCTGAACGTCCCAGTATGACAATCAGCCTCTTAAGTAAAATTGCTAACCACATTCAACATTTTTCCACTTATAATTACCTTGTACCACTTCAAAGGTTGCTGCCTAGTAGCTAGAGACCCCTGTATCCAATCAACAGATGAGGCTCTGTTTGGAGAGACCAAATTCATTGCCTCTCCTTTTAGACCAACCTGTTTTGACCCAACACCTTCAAGCTTACACTTCTGCCAACTATAAGATAATAATAGATACGAACTGGCACATTTCATACCTGGTAAGACCATTGCTGCCATGTCAAGTCTTTATTTCCCTGGTTAAGGCCATGGAGCATAACTGGACCAAGTATTCCTGTTTTCCATGTCTCATAATGCACCCCGACATTCTTAAACAATGCAAAAGTTTTGTAGTCAGTAAGTGGAATAAGATAAcggatttttttcctttttcatattacaagttttaaaattttagtagcCACAATCAGATCAAATTAATTAGCATCTATACTTGCAGTAAGTTAGAGAAGTAGAATAGAACTAACAGGTAATCCGACAGCTATGCTGAGTAGGGCAATTCTATTTGTTCCAGCACGTAGATTGACTGGTCCTGTAAAGGTGAATTCCCTGTTCTCTCTGGTCCCAAACGCTGATCCTGTAATTGTAACAGGCAAAGCACTCATCAACCAGATAATGAAATTCATATTAGTAACTACTATGAAAGTAATCTTGAAAAGCATACCTGAAAACTGCCCATTGATGAAGACATGAAGAGCATGCCCTGCTGACTCCACAGTTAGAGAAGGCCATTGTCCACCTCGAAGAAATGATTCTGATGGATTGATATTGACACTGAAAGCCACAGGGGAGTTTTAAAATGGAGCTCTCAGATATTTCAAACACATGTAATGAACTGAAGAAAATGCGTGAGAAAAATAAAGTGCTTAGGTTTCCATGAAGTTGTTATATGGTTATAgggattcaaaatataaatagatacTATTGAACTTGGCTCACCTTGTGATGTACCACAGATAGTCAGTGGTGTCTCTAGTGACATTTATCTGCTCCATGAGTCCAAGAGCTGTCATCCTTGAACTAGCCCCTAGTGAAGAAATATCTTCGTCATAAGTCTCCcaagaaaaaaacctagaacCAGTTGGCAGCATTTGGACATGCGAAGTTTGAACTCCAACCTAGACCATGACAGGACAACTAGAGATCAGAAACTtggtattgaagaaaataacttCAGGATCACTGAAGGAAGTTATTTCATACTTGAACGAGATTGCAACTAGAACCTAAACTTTGCTTACCTTGGCAGTGTTAAACACAACATTCCTGCAATCAGGAAGGATGCTAATGG is drawn from Populus nigra chromosome 5, ddPopNigr1.1, whole genome shotgun sequence and contains these coding sequences:
- the LOC133694636 gene encoding beta-galactosidase 5-like isoform X2, coding for MGTSSVSKFLTLFLMVLIVGSKLIHCTVTYDKKAIIIDGQRRILISGSIHYPRSTPDMWEDLVQKAKDGGLDVIDTYVFWNVHEPSPGNYNFEGRFDLVRFIKTVQKGGLYVHLRIGPYVCAEWNFGGFPVWLKYVPGISFRTDNGPFKAAMQGFTQKIVQMMKHERLFQSQGGPIIFSQIENEYGPESRAFGAAGHSYINWAAQMAVGLNTGVPWVMCKEDDAPDPVINTCNGFYCDAFSPNKPYKPTMWTEAWSGWFTEFGGAFHHRPVQDLAFAVARFIQKGGSFVNYYMYHGGTNFGRSAGGPFITTSYDYDAPIDEYGLIREPKYGHLKELHRAIKLCEHELVSSDPTITLLGTYQQAHVFSSGKRSCSAFLANYHTQSAARVMFNNMHYVLPPWSISILPDCRNVVFNTAKVGVQTSHVQMLPTGSRFFSWETYDEDISSLGASSRMTALGLMEQINVTRDTTDYLWYITSVNINPSESFLRGGQWPSLTVESAGHALHVFINGQFSGSAFGTRENREFTFTGPVNLRAGTNRIALLSIAVGLPNVGVHYETWKTGILGPVMLHGLNQGNKDLTWQQWSYQVGLKGEAMNLVSPNRASSVDWIQGSLATRQQPLKWYKAYFDAPGGNEPLALDMRSMGKGQVWINGQSIGRYWLSYAKGDCSSCGYSGTFRPPKCQLGCGQPTQRWYHVPRSWLKPKQNLLVIFEELGGDASKISLVKRSTTSVCADAFEHHPTIENYNTESNGESERNLHQAKVHLRCAPGQSISAIKFASFGTPTGTCGSFQEGTCHAPNSHSVVEKKCIGRESCMVAISNSNFGADPCPSKLKNLSVEAVCSTVSDTTQPNTRR
- the LOC133694636 gene encoding beta-galactosidase 5-like isoform X1, which gives rise to MGTSSVSKFLTLFLMVLIVGSKLIHCTVTYDKKAIIIDGQRRILISGSIHYPRSTPDMWEDLVQKAKDGGLDVIDTYVFWNVHEPSPGNYNFEGRFDLVRFIKTVQKGGLYVHLRIGPYVCAEWNFGGFPVWLKYVPGISFRTDNGPFKAAMQGFTQKIVQMMKHERLFQSQGGPIIFSQIENEYGPESRAFGAAGHSYINWAAQMAVGLNTGVPWVMCKEDDAPDPVINTCNGFYCDAFSPNKPYKPTMWTEAWSGWFTEFGGAFHHRPVQDLAFAVARFIQKGGSFVNYYMYHGGTNFGRSAGGPFITTSYDYDAPIDEYGLIREPKYGHLKELHRAIKLCEHELVSSDPTITLLGTYQQAHVFSSGKRSCSAFLANYHTQSAARVMFNNMHYVLPPWSISILPDCRNVVFNTAKVGVQTSHVQMLPTGSRFFSWETYDEDISSLGASSRMTALGLMEQINVTRDTTDYLWYITSVNINPSESFLRGGQWPSLTVESAGHALHVFINGQFSGMLFKITFIVVTNMNFIIWLMSALPVTITGSAFGTRENREFTFTGPVNLRAGTNRIALLSIAVGLPNVGVHYETWKTGILGPVMLHGLNQGNKDLTWQQWSYQVGLKGEAMNLVSPNRASSVDWIQGSLATRQQPLKWYKAYFDAPGGNEPLALDMRSMGKGQVWINGQSIGRYWLSYAKGDCSSCGYSGTFRPPKCQLGCGQPTQRWYHVPRSWLKPKQNLLVIFEELGGDASKISLVKRSTTSVCADAFEHHPTIENYNTESNGESERNLHQAKVHLRCAPGQSISAIKFASFGTPTGTCGSFQEGTCHAPNSHSVVEKKCIGRESCMVAISNSNFGADPCPSKLKNLSVEAVCSTVSDTTQPNTRR